The following DNA comes from Anaerostipes rhamnosivorans.
AGAATAAGCCAACGATTCACGGAGAATCGGATACAGCGTAAACAATCCAAAACTTCTGATGTTCAGCACTTCACGATCTTCCGCGGGAAGCATTTCAATCTGTTTTTTTAAATTCTTCCTGGCGTTAAACAGTAGATTTTTGACCGCATTTTCTTTACAGCCCAGTGCCTCCCCGATCTCCTTCATTTTCATCTGCTGGAAAGAGTACAGCAAAAGAGCCGCCCTCTGCTTTTCTGGAAGTCTCTGGATACACTTATGCAGCAGTTCCGTCTTTTCGTTCTCCAATACCACATCCTGGGGAGTTTCGCTGTCATCAGTAAGGCTCTTGATAAACTCTACATTTTCGTCACCGATAAAGGCCTCTTCATGTTCTTTAATGGATTTCACGCAGCAGTGATATGTAATCTGCCTCTGCCATGCACAGAAAGCCATGCTGTCCTTTAAAGACGGCAGAGACCGGTAGACCTCCAGATAGATTTCCTGAAGAAGGTCATCGACCTTGTTCCGGTTCTTACAAAAATTGTATACAAAAAACCGAGTCGGTTCGATCGTCGCCTCGTACAAATAGGCAAAAGCCTGCCCGTCTCCCTGTTTTGCCTGTTCCACATAGGGAACCAGTTCCTCATATCTTTTCTCTCTCATCCTTCTCCCTTTATTTGCTGCACCATGTTTTGAAACAAAGTATATAGGAGAAAATCAAAAAAATCAACCGGAGGAAATTTCTTTCCACCGGTTCATCCTTCCTGGGACCTATAAAATTCAATCTTCGATATAAGCTTTCAGACGTTTTGTTTCTTTCTTCATTTTCAGCTTTCTTAAAGCCTTTCCCTCGATCTGGCGGATGCGCTCTCTTGTCACATGATATTCTTTTCCCACTTCCTCCAGGGTCCAGATACGGTCTCCCACAAAACCAAATCTGAGCCTTAAAATGGTCTGCTCCCGTTCTGTGAGTTCTGATAAGATCTGGTCAATCTGCTCTGACAGTATCTCATGTTTTGCTGACTCAAACTGTTCCGGCATACTCTCATCTGCCACAAAATTGATCAGCATCGTATCCTCTTCCTCGCCCACAGGGGTATCCAGCGATACCGTATCACTGTACAGTCTCATGATCTCTTCCATCTGGTCTCTGGTCAGTCCCATAGCCTTAGAAAGCTCGTCAGTATTGGGTTCCCGCCCATTTTCCGCCAGGAACTTCCGGGCAGCACTGTTTACCTTTCCCATCTTTTCTTTCATATGGACCGGGATGCGGATCGTTCTTGCCTGGTCTGCGATGGCGCGCGTAATGGACTGGCGGATCCACCACATAGCATAAGTGCTGAATTTGAATCCTCTCCGGTAATCAAACTTGTCCACTGCTTTCATAAGACCGATATTTCCCTCCTGGATTAGATCCAGTAGAGCCATATTGCTGCCAGCCACATACCGTTTGGCCACGCTGACCACCAGCCGCAGATTCGAGTTGATCATTTTGTCTTTCGCAGTCTGGCTGCCCGCCTCGATCTCCTTTGCCAGCTTCTCCTCCTGCTCCCTGGACAGTAGAGGAATGGAACCTATCCTGCGCAGATAAGTCTTTACAGAATCCTCCAGAATATCTTGATCTGTCTCTACAGATTCTTCCGTATGCTGCCTGTCATCATCTTTTGCTGTGAAATCCGAGAACTCTATGCTTTGGTCCTTCAGCCGGCTAATAATATAATCAAACTCCTGTTCACTCAGGTTTTTGTCAAATACCTTATCAACCTCATTCAAATCAATGACATTATGATTCTGTCTGGCTGTCCTTATCAGTTCTGTAATCTGCTCTTCAATCTCCACAGCTGTCTGCCTCCTTTCTATTCATGATCGGCAACAAGATAATCCGAAAGAACAAGGCCGGAATAAATTCCGGCCTCTCTCACTGTTTTTCCGCATATTTTCTTTTATTTTACCACATTCTCTTAGTTTTCATAAGGCTTTTGGCGAAAAAGCTTTATTTTATTACAATTCATCAATAATCTTCCATCCCTTATTGTACAAATTGTACAACAGATTGTTTACTCATCCAATGCATCCCGGAGGCTTTTGGTGAATTCATATACCTTTTCGGGGCTGTCTTCCCCATATTGGCTGATGATCTTTACGATGGCGCTGCCCACAATGACGCCGTCGCAGTACTGGCTCATCTTTTTCGCCTGTTTTGGTCCTGAGATCCCGAATCCCACCGCACATGGAATCTTAGCATTTTGTTTAATCACATCAAAGAATGCGTCAAAGTCTGTGGTAAATTCGTTCCTTGTACCAGTGACCCCGATAGATGAGACACAGTATAAGAACCCTTCCGCATCTTTGGCGATGGCTTCGATCCGGTCGTGGGATGCCGGGGTCACCAGGCTGATATTGTCTACCCCGTGCGCTGCTGCCGTTCCCTGGATTTCTTCTTTTTCTTCATACGGCATATCCGGCACAATGACACCGTCAATGCCGCATTCAT
Coding sequences within:
- the trpA gene encoding tryptophan synthase subunit alpha codes for the protein MRIRKAFEKRGKNGQKALITYIVSGDYGYETTKKNIMSMVNAGADIIEIGIPFSDPIAEGIVIQEASQHSLNGGTTLAGIFEMVKELRKETDTPFVMMMYLNTIYRFGTERFFDLCNECGIDGVIVPDMPYEEKEEIQGTAAAHGVDNISLVTPASHDRIEAIAKDAEGFLYCVSSIGVTGTRNEFTTDFDAFFDVIKQNAKIPCAVGFGISGPKQAKKMSQYCDGVIVGSAIVKIISQYGEDSPEKVYEFTKSLRDALDE
- a CDS encoding RNA polymerase sigma factor, with translation MREKRYEELVPYVEQAKQGDGQAFAYLYEATIEPTRFFVYNFCKNRNKVDDLLQEIYLEVYRSLPSLKDSMAFCAWQRQITYHCCVKSIKEHEEAFIGDENVEFIKSLTDDSETPQDVVLENEKTELLHKCIQRLPEKQRAALLLYSFQQMKMKEIGEALGCKENAVKNLLFNARKNLKKQIEMLPAEDREVLNIRSFGLFTLYPILRESLAYSSKKGAKQGILALKKLAIGATVAIGAGTAGVLLFGGEELPEQSFRKMSLEAPQWETKELSGIRIPKKEEKKKQVYVPVNVRDMKVSKSKEQIAIYVSGDVDYQSTFAETAGGKKLKPSKYDPKKQVFYFSIYVKDFAFHLKSKDGTEEIFDFRKKA
- a CDS encoding sigma-70 family RNA polymerase sigma factor, which produces MEIEEQITELIRTARQNHNVIDLNEVDKVFDKNLSEQEFDYIISRLKDQSIEFSDFTAKDDDRQHTEESVETDQDILEDSVKTYLRRIGSIPLLSREQEEKLAKEIEAGSQTAKDKMINSNLRLVVSVAKRYVAGSNMALLDLIQEGNIGLMKAVDKFDYRRGFKFSTYAMWWIRQSITRAIADQARTIRIPVHMKEKMGKVNSAARKFLAENGREPNTDELSKAMGLTRDQMEEIMRLYSDTVSLDTPVGEEEDTMLINFVADESMPEQFESAKHEILSEQIDQILSELTEREQTILRLRFGFVGDRIWTLEEVGKEYHVTRERIRQIEGKALRKLKMKKETKRLKAYIED